A region from the Chitinophaga sp. Cy-1792 genome encodes:
- a CDS encoding TonB-dependent receptor yields the protein MNRSARFFSKRLFAGIGFVLAAPAVFAQVKKDSVNALELKDDIKSNIPVVVLDENDADNNVGSSGQSISSILYGGRDPYYSGVFNFNVARFKLRGYDASYFDTYINGAPVRNLTNGYTSWSLWGGLNDVMHSRQTSNGLRPVDFAYGDIGGANYIDTRASKQRKELSVSYAQSNRNYNNRVMASWNTGMMANGWAFSLAASFRYAGEGYVQGTYYNGASYFASVDKKINKNHLLSFTTFGTPTVSGGQSAVTQEMYDLAGSNFYNPSWGYQQGKKRSSNYTSSYQPYFILNHEWTLNNKSSLKTSASYTFGERARTVLDWYNAPDPRPDYYRNLPSYATDAATKQMLTDYYHNNPDALQVNWDNLYDINRHGTTTINGKTGNLSRYIMEDRVTNTKKANFNSVYNTTIGKRQEFTAGITYSRQEDRNFERVNDLLGGDFFVNLNQFAERDFPGNGNVNQYDIDNPNRTLQKGDKFGYDYTMTLNEAKAFAQTVVKFDHVDFFLGANYTYTSMWRTGNVRNGLYPDNSKGKSDTYTFNNAGVKGGVTYKLDGRNYLFANASYNTRAPFVENVFISPRNRNTAQADLRSEKIFTAEAGYVLNWEKLKFRLNGYYSNFADGMDVLSYYDDSYQNLVNYALTNIGKEHIGLEIGLEAPIYKGLSLKAAANIGRYYYNTRQNAVVTVDNSSAILANETVYAKNYRIGQTPQEAYTVGLNYQGKRNWFANVNFNYFDQMWLDMNPIRRTERATAGLKPGTDAWNNVLAQTQLPSQYTVDLYGGKTFSLRTGKIRSTLVLTAGINNLLDNKKFVTGGFEQLRFDYTDKNVNKFPAKYYYAYGLNYFVSVGLRM from the coding sequence ATGAATAGATCTGCCAGGTTTTTTTCAAAAAGACTTTTTGCCGGGATAGGCTTTGTATTGGCCGCCCCTGCGGTGTTTGCGCAAGTCAAAAAAGACAGCGTGAATGCACTGGAGCTGAAAGATGATATTAAGAGTAACATCCCGGTAGTTGTACTGGATGAAAATGATGCCGACAATAACGTTGGTTCTTCCGGTCAAAGTATTTCGTCTATCCTTTATGGTGGTCGTGATCCTTACTATTCCGGTGTGTTTAACTTCAATGTGGCCAGGTTTAAACTCCGTGGGTACGATGCTTCCTATTTCGATACCTACATCAATGGTGCTCCGGTAAGAAACCTGACCAACGGGTATACATCCTGGAGCCTGTGGGGTGGACTCAACGACGTGATGCACAGCAGACAAACCAGCAATGGCCTGCGTCCTGTGGATTTTGCCTATGGTGATATCGGTGGTGCCAACTATATCGATACCCGTGCTTCCAAACAACGTAAGGAGCTGAGTGTAAGCTATGCACAGTCGAACCGTAACTATAACAACCGTGTAATGGCCAGCTGGAATACCGGCATGATGGCCAATGGATGGGCGTTTTCACTGGCAGCCTCTTTCCGCTATGCCGGCGAAGGTTATGTGCAGGGTACCTACTATAACGGCGCTTCCTACTTTGCTTCCGTAGACAAGAAAATTAATAAGAACCACCTGTTGTCATTTACTACGTTCGGTACCCCAACGGTTTCTGGCGGACAATCAGCCGTAACCCAGGAAATGTACGACCTGGCGGGTTCTAACTTCTATAATCCTTCCTGGGGTTATCAGCAAGGCAAAAAACGTAGCTCCAACTATACCTCCAGCTACCAGCCTTACTTTATCCTCAACCACGAATGGACGCTCAATAACAAAAGCAGCCTGAAAACATCCGCCAGCTATACCTTCGGCGAACGCGCCCGTACCGTGCTGGACTGGTACAATGCACCAGATCCACGCCCGGACTACTACCGCAACCTGCCTAGCTATGCTACAGATGCCGCTACCAAACAAATGCTGACAGACTATTACCACAATAATCCGGATGCATTGCAGGTAAACTGGGATAATCTCTATGATATCAACCGTCATGGTACCACTACCATCAACGGAAAAACGGGTAACCTTTCCCGTTATATCATGGAAGACCGTGTTACCAATACCAAAAAAGCAAACTTCAACAGCGTATACAATACCACTATCGGGAAAAGACAGGAATTCACTGCCGGTATCACCTACAGCCGCCAGGAAGACCGCAACTTTGAAAGAGTGAACGACCTGCTCGGTGGCGACTTCTTCGTAAACCTGAACCAGTTCGCTGAAAGAGACTTTCCAGGTAACGGCAATGTAAACCAGTACGACATTGATAATCCTAACCGTACTCTCCAGAAAGGTGATAAATTCGGTTACGACTACACGATGACGCTGAACGAAGCCAAAGCTTTCGCTCAGACAGTGGTGAAATTCGATCACGTAGACTTCTTCCTGGGTGCCAACTATACCTATACCTCCATGTGGAGAACCGGTAACGTTAGAAACGGACTGTATCCGGATAACTCAAAAGGTAAATCCGATACCTATACCTTCAATAACGCCGGTGTAAAAGGTGGTGTTACCTATAAACTGGATGGCCGCAACTACCTGTTTGCAAACGCTTCCTACAATACCAGGGCACCTTTCGTAGAGAACGTATTTATCTCTCCTCGTAACAGAAATACTGCACAGGCAGATCTTCGCTCTGAAAAAATCTTCACGGCAGAAGCAGGCTATGTGCTGAACTGGGAGAAACTGAAATTCCGCCTGAATGGTTACTACAGCAACTTCGCGGATGGAATGGATGTACTCAGCTATTACGACGACAGCTACCAGAACTTAGTGAACTATGCCCTCACCAACATCGGTAAAGAACATATCGGTCTGGAGATCGGTCTGGAAGCTCCTATCTATAAAGGACTGAGCCTGAAAGCTGCTGCCAACATCGGCCGCTACTATTACAACACCCGTCAGAATGCCGTGGTTACCGTTGATAACAGCTCTGCTATCCTCGCCAACGAAACCGTATATGCGAAAAACTACCGCATCGGACAAACGCCGCAGGAAGCATATACCGTAGGCCTGAACTACCAGGGCAAACGTAACTGGTTCGCCAATGTCAATTTCAACTACTTCGATCAGATGTGGCTCGACATGAACCCGATCAGACGTACAGAACGCGCTACCGCCGGTCTTAAACCAGGTACTGATGCATGGAACAACGTGCTGGCTCAGACACAGCTGCCTTCTCAGTATACCGTAGACCTCTATGGTGGTAAAACATTCTCACTCAGAACAGGTAAAATCAGATCTACACTGGTACTGACTGCTGGTATCAACAACCTGCTGGATAATAAGAAATTCGTTACCGGCGGATTTGAACAGCTGCGCTTCGACTATACTGATAAAAACGTAAACAAATTCCCTGCTAAATACTACTATGCTTATGGTCTGAACTACTTTGTCAGCGTAGGTTTAAGAATGTAA
- a CDS encoding DUF5689 domain-containing protein: MNKLCKQFVRFSGGMLFMGALAITACKKTFDEPPYNSGDPAIKVTNSIADLQALYKGSPVTITSDMVFAGVVIGDDKSGNLFKQIVIQDSTAGINIQLDASNLNAKYPVGRKVFVKAKGLTLGAYGGLLELGLGVNDQNQPVRITQAMIDSFLVAGSSNNVVVPLELTIAQLNQKYQNMLVTLKDMQVIPADTSKTYADSTKVTANVNINMANCDGGAIVLRTSSYANFTNIKVPKGKGNITGIYTIFNTTNQFVIRDTADVRLMNGVRCEGGGTGTAITIADLRKMYKGADLVLPAGTTIVGTVVSSTANESTGNVRLASADNSSGILMYTLKGSPDYTLGSILTVNVGGGTLTAYQGELELKNVPIAQVTVGGNGTVTPRVADVKTVVANKSNWSSTLVTIKNVNIAQTSTSSTGTNYAITDATTGSIVAFVRDANIKISAPVTNANITGYVSVFLANGATDTTTQLGLRATSDITGGSEVVATNIVLSTSPYLIDFNNLAAGLPAGVTTKGKVTTTAMGNDTTFKSANTPWTETAFGFKNVASFLNSSLTSASDATAQAASTDRALAVRQTSAVEGVAFVFEINDTKGKSNLSMSFNLQSLDVSSTVGRTTTWNVDYAFGDNPTSFNKVTTPSDMTTANGYTGKDYTVNFGSALDNQSGKVYIRIYATATTGANSRPMSAIDNVKFSW; the protein is encoded by the coding sequence ATGAACAAATTGTGTAAGCAATTCGTAAGGTTTTCCGGGGGAATGCTCTTCATGGGAGCATTGGCGATAACAGCTTGTAAAAAGACTTTTGACGAGCCTCCTTATAACAGCGGAGACCCTGCTATCAAGGTAACCAACTCTATTGCCGACTTACAGGCGCTCTACAAAGGCAGTCCTGTTACCATCACCAGCGATATGGTATTTGCCGGTGTTGTTATTGGAGATGATAAATCCGGTAACCTTTTCAAACAGATCGTTATTCAGGACAGCACCGCTGGTATCAATATCCAGCTGGACGCATCTAACCTGAACGCTAAGTACCCTGTTGGACGTAAAGTATTCGTGAAAGCAAAAGGGCTGACCCTGGGCGCTTATGGCGGATTACTCGAACTGGGCCTGGGTGTTAATGATCAGAACCAGCCGGTACGTATTACCCAGGCAATGATCGACTCTTTCCTGGTAGCAGGTAGCTCCAACAACGTAGTAGTACCACTGGAACTGACCATTGCGCAGCTGAACCAGAAATACCAGAACATGCTGGTAACGCTGAAAGACATGCAGGTAATTCCTGCTGATACCAGCAAAACCTATGCAGACAGCACTAAAGTAACTGCAAACGTAAATATCAATATGGCTAACTGCGACGGTGGTGCTATCGTGCTCCGTACCAGCAGCTACGCTAACTTTACCAATATTAAAGTTCCAAAAGGAAAAGGTAATATCACCGGTATCTACACCATTTTCAATACCACCAACCAGTTCGTTATCCGCGATACCGCTGACGTACGCCTGATGAATGGTGTTCGTTGCGAAGGCGGTGGCACCGGTACAGCAATCACCATTGCTGACCTGAGAAAAATGTATAAAGGCGCTGACCTGGTACTGCCTGCAGGTACTACCATCGTTGGTACTGTAGTTTCTTCTACTGCCAATGAATCTACCGGTAACGTACGCCTGGCCTCTGCTGACAACAGCTCCGGTATCCTGATGTACACCCTGAAAGGTTCTCCTGACTATACACTGGGTAGCATCCTGACTGTAAACGTAGGCGGCGGTACCCTGACTGCTTACCAGGGTGAGCTGGAACTGAAAAACGTTCCTATCGCACAGGTAACTGTTGGTGGTAACGGTACTGTTACACCACGCGTAGCTGATGTGAAAACTGTTGTTGCCAACAAAAGCAACTGGTCTTCTACACTGGTGACCATTAAAAACGTGAACATCGCGCAAACCAGCACCAGCAGCACCGGCACCAACTACGCTATCACTGATGCCACCACTGGCAGCATCGTGGCTTTCGTAAGAGATGCAAACATCAAAATCAGTGCTCCTGTTACTAACGCCAACATCACCGGTTACGTATCTGTATTCCTGGCAAACGGCGCAACAGATACCACTACACAGCTGGGTCTGCGTGCTACCAGCGATATCACCGGCGGTTCAGAAGTAGTAGCTACCAACATTGTACTGTCTACTTCTCCATACCTGATCGACTTTAACAACCTGGCTGCCGGCTTACCTGCTGGTGTAACTACCAAAGGTAAAGTAACCACTACTGCCATGGGTAATGATACCACGTTCAAGTCTGCCAACACACCATGGACAGAAACTGCCTTCGGATTTAAAAACGTTGCTTCTTTCCTGAATAGCAGCCTGACATCTGCTTCTGATGCTACTGCACAGGCAGCAAGCACAGACAGAGCACTGGCAGTTAGACAAACAAGTGCAGTAGAAGGTGTTGCCTTTGTATTTGAAATCAATGATACTAAAGGTAAATCCAACCTCTCCATGAGCTTTAACCTGCAAAGCCTGGATGTTTCATCTACTGTAGGCAGAACTACTACCTGGAACGTAGATTATGCTTTCGGTGATAATCCTACTTCTTTCAATAAGGTAACAACACCATCCGATATGACTACTGCTAATGGTTATACCGGTAAAGACTATACTGTTAATTTTGGCAGTGCACTGGATAATCAATCCGGTAAAGTATACATCCGTATCTATGCGACTGCTACCACTGGCGCTAATAGCCGCCCAATGAGTGCGATCGATAACGTGAAATTCAGCTGGTAA
- a CDS encoding PorP/SprF family type IX secretion system membrane protein, which translates to MKRNLGFSLMIFLLAALKVQSGYAQVDPHFSQYYMYPMSLNPALTGLMDGDYRVSAIYRSQWGSVASPYSTVGLSGDMTTNKNINIGANIFNQKAGNGGYNYLNGYVTVAYTGVKFGPEGDQHISFGFQGGLLSRRFDPAKFQFGQQWLPGTGYDAGIPNGESFQQSKSSVFDAGFGVAYYDATPDKTVSLFGGVSAFHLTQPKDPFLKSGNKEVMPVRYSAHMGARIAMNETVTFVPNGVYSLQGNSQEKMLGAYFQLMANETTDVMLGANWRMNDAVSPFAGIYFNGMTIGLSYDATTSQLGKLANANANSFELSISFTGKRRNSIKTNYFKCPRL; encoded by the coding sequence ATGAAAAGAAATCTTGGTTTTTCATTAATGATATTTCTCCTGGCTGCACTTAAAGTGCAGTCAGGTTATGCGCAGGTAGATCCGCATTTCTCACAATATTATATGTACCCTATGAGTCTGAACCCTGCGCTGACAGGCTTGATGGACGGGGATTACCGGGTGTCGGCCATTTACCGCAGTCAATGGGGGAGTGTGGCCAGTCCTTATTCCACGGTAGGATTGTCGGGAGATATGACCACCAACAAGAACATTAATATTGGCGCAAACATATTTAACCAGAAGGCCGGTAATGGTGGTTACAACTACCTGAACGGCTATGTAACGGTAGCCTATACCGGTGTGAAGTTTGGTCCTGAGGGAGATCAGCATATTTCTTTCGGTTTCCAGGGAGGTTTGCTGAGTAGAAGATTTGATCCGGCGAAGTTCCAGTTTGGGCAGCAGTGGCTGCCAGGCACGGGGTATGATGCGGGCATTCCGAATGGAGAAAGCTTTCAGCAATCTAAGTCCAGCGTTTTTGACGCCGGCTTTGGGGTGGCTTATTATGATGCCACACCGGATAAAACAGTGAGTCTTTTTGGAGGGGTGTCTGCCTTTCACCTGACGCAGCCTAAGGACCCGTTCCTGAAATCGGGTAATAAGGAAGTGATGCCGGTACGGTACAGTGCACATATGGGGGCACGTATAGCTATGAACGAAACGGTAACTTTTGTGCCTAACGGCGTATATTCATTACAGGGAAATTCACAGGAAAAGATGCTGGGGGCGTATTTCCAGCTGATGGCCAACGAAACTACCGATGTGATGCTGGGTGCCAACTGGCGTATGAATGATGCGGTGTCGCCGTTTGCGGGTATTTACTTCAACGGTATGACCATCGGCCTGAGCTATGATGCCACCACTTCCCAATTGGGAAAGCTGGCGAATGCCAATGCCAACAGCTTTGAGCTGAGTATCTCTTTCACCGGAAAAAGACGCAACAGCATTAAAACGAACTATTTCAAATGTCCACGTTTATAA
- a CDS encoding OmpA family protein, with product MKKYYLQISLLTVAALGIRPVMAQSPRSAIAKADALFGQQEYFAAAQLYEQCYTGKALSDKHYAAPFSVKKIRRKSAAKKYNNADLAFKVAESYRQCFHYQLAADWYARAIAENSHQPQLQYWYGVTLRATGHPEEANAALTKFRTGLPDTDLYKQAAAAELDNISFAATQAAHEDIRTAILHVAGDSLTAISALSWKDNNHVIFTGVSPDGAVFGNKLYEAVLQDGKLTAVTPLGIASEGAQLAAGSYTPDGRTIYFTRWEMVDSKKQAAIYSTTLADGKWSVPEKAPAAINAPGYNAMQPFVTADGKKLLFASDRPGGAGKYDIWIADLNGTNVAGAAVNAGTNVNTAGDEVTPFYDQEAQVLYFSSDGRPGMGGLDVYSSAGPLSDLRVAVNVGMPVNSIKHDSYFTLRPGSGGKEATLSSDRNSDCCLGIVFLQFPPEPPKVITETPVVAVTPPPPVVQEKKDTSWFIHFDFDKSILKPEAMTILDELAKILKEDNALKAEIFGHTDGKGSDDYNNKLADQRAQICMQYLLKQGIAAERISGKSFGKHQLLKEESGKDDAAAREMNRRVECRVFSSH from the coding sequence ATGAAAAAGTATTACCTACAAATATCATTGCTGACAGTAGCCGCACTGGGTATAAGGCCGGTGATGGCACAATCGCCCCGGTCGGCAATCGCCAAGGCAGATGCCTTGTTCGGCCAGCAGGAGTATTTTGCTGCCGCACAGCTCTATGAGCAGTGCTATACCGGAAAGGCCTTGTCAGACAAGCACTATGCAGCCCCGTTCTCCGTAAAAAAGATCCGCAGGAAATCAGCTGCAAAAAAATATAATAATGCAGACCTGGCTTTTAAAGTAGCGGAAAGCTATCGCCAGTGTTTTCATTACCAGCTGGCAGCAGACTGGTATGCGAGGGCTATTGCGGAAAATTCGCACCAGCCGCAGCTACAGTATTGGTACGGGGTTACACTTCGCGCCACCGGCCATCCGGAAGAGGCTAACGCTGCGCTGACGAAATTTCGTACAGGCCTTCCCGATACCGACCTGTACAAGCAGGCTGCTGCCGCTGAGCTGGACAATATCTCCTTTGCTGCCACGCAGGCTGCCCATGAGGATATCCGTACGGCTATACTACATGTTGCCGGTGATTCCCTGACCGCTATCAGTGCGCTTTCCTGGAAAGACAATAATCATGTCATTTTCACGGGTGTGTCGCCGGATGGGGCTGTATTCGGCAATAAACTATATGAGGCCGTATTACAGGACGGGAAGCTAACAGCGGTAACGCCGTTAGGCATTGCGTCGGAAGGCGCACAGCTGGCCGCCGGCAGCTATACGCCCGATGGCCGCACCATCTATTTTACCCGCTGGGAAATGGTGGACAGCAAAAAACAGGCAGCTATCTACAGTACCACGCTGGCAGATGGTAAGTGGTCGGTACCTGAGAAAGCGCCAGCAGCCATCAACGCACCGGGTTATAATGCCATGCAGCCCTTCGTAACGGCGGATGGTAAAAAACTGCTGTTTGCGTCCGACAGGCCGGGAGGCGCCGGAAAATATGATATCTGGATAGCAGACCTCAACGGCACTAATGTAGCAGGAGCGGCCGTGAATGCCGGTACCAACGTGAATACCGCCGGAGATGAAGTGACGCCTTTCTATGATCAGGAGGCCCAGGTACTGTATTTCTCTTCTGATGGAAGACCTGGCATGGGCGGACTGGACGTTTACAGCAGTGCGGGCCCTCTGTCTGATCTGCGTGTAGCCGTGAATGTGGGTATGCCGGTAAATTCCATAAAACATGACAGCTATTTCACATTACGTCCGGGAAGTGGTGGTAAGGAAGCTACGCTGAGTTCCGACAGAAACTCAGATTGTTGTCTGGGAATTGTCTTTTTACAATTTCCACCGGAGCCGCCAAAGGTAATAACGGAAACGCCTGTTGTAGCCGTAACACCGCCACCACCTGTGGTTCAGGAGAAAAAAGATACCAGCTGGTTTATACATTTTGATTTCGATAAATCAATTTTAAAACCGGAAGCGATGACGATTCTGGATGAATTGGCAAAGATTTTGAAAGAAGATAATGCATTGAAAGCAGAAATTTTTGGGCATACCGATGGTAAAGGTTCGGATGATTACAACAATAAACTAGCCGACCAGCGCGCTCAGATATGTATGCAGTACCTGCTGAAACAAGGCATCGCAGCCGAAAGAATTAGTGGTAAGTCGTTCGGAAAGCATCAGTTACTAAAAGAAGAAAGTGGAAAGGATGATGCAGCCGCACGTGAAATGAACAGAAGGGTGGAGTGCAGGGTGTTCAGTAGCCATTAA
- a CDS encoding endonuclease/exonuclease/phosphatase — MTHIKFYHQIISPVNNMQYRIFLLIGLLAACWHTSSFAQSRQYKVVNIGFYNLENFYDTLHQEGVNDYEFLPTGKKRYTGDVYLDKLKNLASVIKDIGTDISPEGLTVLGVSEIENRGVLEALTHHDYLKSRNYQIVHYDSPDSRGVDVGLLYNPAHFTVIDSRPLRVDLPPDANGYRHKTRDVLWVKGSIDGQIIHIFVNHWPSRLGGEAASAPNRAVAADVCRKFIDSLYKEDPNVNAVVMGDLNDNPTNESVTKVLKAGGNADKLKSQELFNPWVAFYNRGIGTLAYQDAWALFDQIIISQNLLVKKDEQFRFYKANIFKREDMIQTSGRYKGYPKRTYDFDNYAGGFSDHFPTYITLIKAL, encoded by the coding sequence ATGACGCACATAAAATTCTATCACCAGATTATTTCACCTGTAAATAACATGCAGTACAGAATATTCCTGCTTATTGGTCTCCTGGCGGCGTGCTGGCATACCAGCTCCTTTGCGCAGTCCAGACAATACAAAGTGGTCAACATCGGTTTCTATAACCTGGAGAACTTCTACGATACCCTTCACCAGGAAGGTGTCAACGATTATGAATTTCTCCCTACGGGAAAAAAAAGATATACAGGAGATGTTTATCTTGATAAATTAAAAAATCTTGCTTCTGTTATTAAAGATATCGGAACAGATATCTCCCCGGAAGGACTCACCGTACTGGGTGTTTCTGAAATAGAAAACCGTGGCGTACTGGAAGCACTCACCCACCACGACTATCTCAAATCCAGGAACTACCAGATCGTACATTATGACTCACCGGATTCCCGCGGTGTAGACGTAGGCCTGCTGTACAATCCGGCCCATTTCACCGTCATCGACAGCCGCCCGCTGCGCGTAGACCTCCCGCCGGATGCAAACGGATACCGTCATAAAACCCGCGATGTACTCTGGGTAAAAGGCAGTATCGACGGACAAATCATTCATATTTTCGTGAACCACTGGCCATCCCGCCTTGGCGGCGAAGCAGCTTCCGCACCTAACCGCGCCGTTGCTGCCGATGTTTGCCGCAAGTTCATCGACTCATTGTATAAAGAAGATCCTAACGTCAATGCGGTGGTAATGGGTGATCTGAACGACAACCCTACCAACGAAAGCGTTACCAAAGTGCTGAAAGCCGGTGGCAACGCCGACAAACTGAAGTCGCAGGAACTCTTCAACCCATGGGTAGCTTTCTATAACAGGGGAATCGGCACACTGGCCTACCAGGATGCCTGGGCACTCTTCGATCAGATCATTATCTCACAAAATCTGCTGGTTAAAAAAGACGAACAGTTCAGGTTCTATAAAGCCAATATTTTTAAGAGAGAAGATATGATTCAGACTTCCGGAAGGTATAAAGGCTATCCTAAACGCACCTACGATTTTGACAATTACGCAGGTGGGTTCAGTGATCACTTCCCGACATACATTACGCTGATAAAAGCATTATAA
- a CDS encoding dimethylsulfonioproprionate lyase family protein produces the protein MQASTNINDYIVRKNTKPFQPLIEKGIHYEGISVVSLLYDSTKERSTTILLKFEPGAAYPYHNHPAGEEIYVLSGTVLINDTLLQEGDYLYTPPGYKHAVTTTTGCTLFFVIPEEVEIL, from the coding sequence ATGCAAGCATCTACCAATATCAATGACTATATCGTCAGAAAAAATACCAAACCTTTTCAGCCACTCATTGAAAAAGGGATCCATTATGAAGGGATCTCCGTTGTTTCTTTATTGTATGACAGCACGAAAGAGCGCTCTACGACCATACTGCTCAAATTTGAGCCTGGCGCAGCCTATCCGTACCACAACCATCCTGCGGGAGAAGAAATCTACGTACTCAGTGGTACAGTGCTTATAAACGACACGCTGCTGCAGGAAGGTGATTACCTGTATACGCCGCCGGGATACAAACATGCGGTCACTACCACCACCGGCTGTACGCTATTTTTTGTGATACCGGAAGAAGTAGAGATTTTATAA